One window of Myxococcus fulvus genomic DNA carries:
- a CDS encoding protoporphyrinogen/coproporphyrinogen oxidase, with translation MEPIVILGAGLAGLSTAHFLQKPWRLIEKSERVGGLIKTEVIDGCYFDPTGHWLHLRDPEIQELVNTRWLPGQMVRIQRKAGIFTRGVFTRFPYQVNTHGLPPEVVSENLIGYVDAIYGEKGRALREREPRDFEEFILRYMGEGFAKNFMVPYNQKLWTVHPREMSAAWVGRFVPRPSLKEVVDGALGAGSDAVGYNASFLYPREGGIESLARAMLRDLKGGELSLNTEPTSIDWKARKVVLNDGRTLSYSGLVSSVSLPGLVRLLAQGASGVPDEVVAAAKRLRATTVTYVAVAARGPNRQPWHWIYLPEPEFHTYRIGSPSAVYDALAPKDTSTFYVEYSHHGELSPATAEQYAVQDLVRSQMIHSADDVLFAQAREIPHAYVLYDEAYGPAKAEILRFLEHAGIQTAGRYGQWEYSSMEDAILGGRACARTLNG, from the coding sequence ATGGAACCCATCGTCATCCTCGGAGCGGGGCTCGCGGGCCTGTCCACCGCCCACTTCCTCCAGAAGCCCTGGCGCCTCATCGAGAAGTCCGAGCGCGTCGGCGGTCTCATCAAGACCGAGGTCATCGACGGGTGTTATTTCGACCCCACCGGCCACTGGCTCCACCTGCGCGACCCTGAAATCCAGGAGCTGGTCAACACGCGGTGGCTGCCGGGGCAGATGGTCCGCATCCAGCGCAAGGCGGGCATCTTCACGCGCGGCGTCTTCACCCGCTTCCCGTACCAGGTGAACACGCACGGGCTGCCGCCCGAGGTCGTCTCCGAGAACCTCATCGGCTACGTGGACGCCATCTACGGCGAGAAGGGCCGCGCCCTGCGCGAGCGCGAGCCCCGCGACTTCGAGGAGTTCATCCTCCGCTACATGGGCGAGGGCTTCGCGAAGAACTTCATGGTGCCCTACAACCAGAAGCTCTGGACGGTGCACCCGCGCGAGATGTCCGCCGCCTGGGTGGGCCGCTTCGTGCCGCGCCCCTCGCTCAAGGAGGTGGTGGACGGGGCGCTCGGCGCCGGCAGCGACGCGGTGGGCTACAACGCGTCCTTCCTCTACCCGCGCGAGGGCGGCATCGAGAGCCTGGCGCGCGCCATGCTGCGCGACCTGAAGGGCGGCGAGCTCAGCCTCAACACCGAGCCCACCTCCATCGACTGGAAGGCGCGCAAGGTGGTGCTGAACGACGGCAGGACGCTGTCGTACTCGGGCCTCGTCTCCTCCGTGTCCCTGCCGGGGCTGGTGCGCCTGCTGGCGCAAGGGGCCTCGGGCGTGCCCGACGAAGTGGTCGCCGCGGCGAAGCGCCTTCGCGCCACCACCGTCACCTATGTCGCCGTGGCCGCGCGCGGGCCCAACCGCCAGCCCTGGCATTGGATCTACCTGCCGGAGCCGGAGTTCCACACGTACCGCATCGGCTCGCCGTCGGCCGTCTACGACGCGCTGGCGCCCAAGGACACGTCCACCTTCTACGTGGAGTACAGCCACCACGGCGAGCTGTCCCCGGCCACCGCCGAACAGTACGCGGTGCAGGACCTGGTCCGCTCCCAGATGATCCACTCCGCGGACGACGTCCTCTTCGCCCAGGCGCGGGAGATTCCCCACGCCTATGTCCTCTACGACGAGGCCTACGGCCCAGCGAAGGCGGAAATCCTCCGTTTCCTGGAGCACGCCGGCATCCAGACGGCGGGGCGCTACGGGCAGTGGGAGTACTCGTCCATGGAGGACGCCATCCTCGGTGGGCGGGCGTGTGCCCGGACGCTGAACGGCTGA
- a CDS encoding polysaccharide deacetylase family protein encodes MTRIASISVDLDSLPHYCRIHGLPESLLDARARSLVHQVAVPRFRELWDALGVPGTFFAIGEDLESDPVAAAGMRAAHEAGIEVASHSHAHDYALTRRAPDAILADLRRADDVILQATGTRPVGFRAPGYTLNADLYAATQTLGYQYGSSAFPAAPYYAAKAAVMGALALVGRPSRSVLDTPRVLLAPRVPYRPDPANPYRRGTGSVLELPMAVTPALRFPFIGTFATTLPLRSLRGAWRACRRDAFFNFELHGVDVLDATDGIPGELVRQQRDLRVGAGRKLERLREIFGWLRSECDVVTLRDAAGRLSASV; translated from the coding sequence GTGACGAGGATTGCGTCCATCTCCGTCGACCTGGACTCGCTGCCGCACTACTGCCGCATCCACGGGCTGCCGGAGTCGCTCCTGGACGCGCGCGCCCGCTCGCTGGTGCACCAGGTGGCGGTGCCTCGCTTCCGCGAGCTCTGGGACGCGCTCGGCGTGCCCGGCACCTTCTTCGCCATCGGCGAGGACCTGGAGTCGGACCCCGTCGCCGCCGCTGGCATGCGCGCCGCCCACGAGGCGGGCATCGAGGTGGCGAGCCACAGCCACGCCCACGACTACGCGCTCACGCGCCGGGCGCCGGACGCCATCCTCGCGGACCTGCGCCGCGCCGATGACGTCATCCTCCAGGCCACGGGCACGCGCCCGGTGGGCTTCCGCGCTCCGGGCTACACGCTCAACGCGGACCTCTACGCCGCCACCCAGACGCTGGGCTACCAGTACGGCTCCTCCGCCTTCCCGGCCGCGCCGTACTACGCGGCGAAGGCGGCGGTGATGGGGGCGCTGGCTCTCGTCGGACGGCCCTCCCGCTCGGTGCTCGACACGCCCCGGGTGCTGCTCGCGCCGCGCGTGCCGTACCGACCGGACCCCGCGAATCCCTACCGGCGTGGCACCGGCTCCGTGCTGGAGCTGCCCATGGCGGTGACGCCCGCGCTGCGCTTCCCGTTCATCGGCACCTTCGCCACCACGCTGCCCCTGCGCTCGTTGAGGGGCGCCTGGCGCGCGTGCCGGCGCGACGCCTTCTTCAACTTCGAGCTGCACGGGGTCGACGTGCTCGACGCGACGGACGGCATCCCCGGCGAGCTGGTGCGCCAGCAGCGGGACTTGCGCGTCGGGGCTGGCCGGAAGCTGGAGCGGCTGCGCGAAATCTTCGGCTGGCTGCGCTCGGAGTGCGACGTCGTCACCCTTCGCGACGCGGCCGGGCGCCTGTCCGCGAGCGTCTGA
- a CDS encoding lysophospholipid acyltransferase family protein codes for MLERLGDRVKKGLRDWTDRLANDEQKERMLALARPQNEYGVDPFGYNLDFSLSAVAPFLWLYRNYFRVETFGVEKVPAGRVLLVSNHSGQLPLDGAMIGVSLMLEASPPRAMRSMVEKWVPSLPYVSTFMARMGQIVGTPENCRRLLESDEAILVFPEGLRGINKLWPQRYQLQEFGLGFMRLALETRTPIVPVAVVGAEEQAPALMDLKPVAKLLGFPSFPITPTGVPFPLPTKYRIYFGDPMHFSGRPDDEDSELDKKVRTVKAAIQSMLHQGLKERRGVFW; via the coding sequence ATGCTGGAGCGACTCGGCGACCGAGTGAAGAAGGGCCTGCGCGACTGGACCGACCGCCTGGCCAACGACGAGCAGAAGGAACGGATGCTGGCCCTGGCCCGGCCGCAGAACGAGTACGGGGTGGACCCCTTCGGGTACAACCTGGACTTCAGTCTGTCCGCCGTGGCGCCCTTCCTGTGGCTCTACCGCAACTACTTCCGCGTGGAGACCTTCGGCGTGGAGAAGGTCCCCGCCGGCCGCGTGCTCCTGGTGTCCAACCACTCCGGGCAGCTGCCGCTGGATGGCGCCATGATTGGCGTGTCGCTGATGCTGGAGGCCAGCCCCCCCCGCGCCATGCGCAGCATGGTGGAGAAGTGGGTGCCGTCGCTGCCGTACGTCTCCACCTTCATGGCGCGCATGGGGCAGATTGTCGGCACGCCGGAGAACTGCCGTCGGCTGCTCGAGTCCGACGAGGCCATCCTCGTCTTCCCGGAGGGGCTGCGCGGCATCAACAAGCTGTGGCCCCAGCGCTACCAGCTCCAGGAGTTCGGCCTGGGCTTCATGCGCCTGGCGCTGGAGACTCGCACGCCCATCGTCCCCGTGGCCGTCGTGGGCGCCGAGGAGCAGGCCCCCGCGCTCATGGACCTGAAGCCGGTGGCGAAGCTGCTGGGCTTCCCGTCCTTCCCCATCACCCCCACGGGCGTGCCCTTCCCGCTGCCCACGAAGTACCGCATCTACTTCGGGGACCCGATGCACTTCTCGGGGCGCCCCGACGACGAGGACAGCGAGCTGGACAAGAAGGTCCGCACCGTGAAGGCGGCCATCCAGTCCATGCTCCACCAGGGCCTCAAGGAGCGCCGCGGGGTGTTCTGGTGA
- a CDS encoding esterase/lipase family protein: protein MRAMLVLLALAWFCEGCAMTAASLAVSPRLAPVEQRAPVLLVHGIGDDASAFDALRGRLEQEGWPHVHAISLVPNNGSEGIPALARQVAREAEALRARTGARRVDVVGFSMGALVSRYWVQLLGGRLVVRRFISISGPHAGTGLAFLGRGKGVTQMRPGSRLLRALQQDPRPWGATEVHSFWTPWDLTILPASSSRLPGASERRFPVLLHPWMLTDRRVHDAVVDVLGSPAVAR from the coding sequence ATGCGCGCGATGCTCGTCCTGCTGGCCCTGGCGTGGTTCTGCGAGGGGTGCGCCATGACGGCGGCGTCCCTCGCGGTGTCGCCGCGGCTGGCGCCCGTGGAGCAGCGCGCGCCGGTGCTGCTGGTACACGGCATCGGTGACGACGCCAGCGCCTTCGACGCCCTGCGCGGCCGGCTGGAGCAGGAGGGCTGGCCGCACGTCCACGCCATCTCCCTGGTCCCCAACAACGGCAGCGAGGGCATCCCCGCGCTGGCGCGGCAGGTGGCGCGGGAGGCCGAGGCGCTGCGCGCGCGCACCGGCGCCCGACGCGTGGACGTGGTGGGCTTCAGCATGGGGGCACTGGTCAGCCGCTACTGGGTGCAACTGTTGGGCGGCAGGCTGGTGGTGCGGCGCTTCATCTCCATCTCCGGGCCCCACGCGGGCACGGGCCTGGCGTTCCTGGGACGCGGCAAGGGCGTGACGCAGATGCGCCCGGGCAGCCGGCTCTTGCGCGCGCTCCAGCAGGACCCGCGCCCCTGGGGTGCCACGGAGGTGCACAGCTTCTGGACGCCGTGGGATTTGACCATCCTCCCTGCCTCCAGCTCGCGGCTTCCTGGCGCCAGCGAGCGAAGGTTCCCGGTGCTGCTGCACCCGTGGATGCTCACGGACCGGCGCGTGCACGACGCGGTGGTGGACGTGCTCGGCTCGCCCGCGGTGGCGCGCTGA
- a CDS encoding glycosyltransferase family 2 protein → MAPHLSVVIPVYNEESIIASAAEELRQGLDARGLDYEIIFAENGSRDATTSILDELCAKHPRMRWFHSERPNYGVALKAGILMARGTYVICDEIDLCDVTFYDAALPRLERGEADMVVGSKAAKGASDQRPLIRRAATRVHNKLLKVTLGFQGTDTHGLKAFRREALLPVIQKCVVDMDVFASEFVIRAWREGLKVMEIPIQLHEKRQPSIHLFKRVPNVLKNVGKLFYVIRVRGT, encoded by the coding sequence ATGGCACCGCACCTGTCCGTCGTCATCCCCGTCTACAACGAGGAGTCCATCATCGCCTCGGCGGCGGAGGAGTTGCGCCAGGGGCTCGATGCGCGTGGGCTCGACTACGAAATCATCTTCGCGGAGAACGGCTCGAGGGATGCCACCACGAGCATCCTCGACGAACTCTGCGCGAAGCACCCTCGGATGCGCTGGTTCCACTCCGAGCGTCCCAACTACGGCGTCGCCCTCAAGGCCGGCATCCTCATGGCCCGGGGCACGTACGTCATCTGCGACGAAATCGACCTGTGCGACGTCACCTTCTACGACGCGGCGCTGCCGCGGCTGGAGCGGGGTGAGGCGGACATGGTGGTGGGCTCCAAGGCGGCCAAGGGCGCCAGCGACCAGCGCCCGCTCATCCGCCGCGCGGCCACGCGGGTGCACAACAAGCTGCTCAAGGTGACGCTGGGCTTCCAGGGCACGGATACGCACGGGCTCAAGGCCTTCCGCCGCGAGGCGCTCCTGCCCGTCATCCAGAAGTGCGTGGTGGACATGGACGTGTTCGCCAGCGAGTTCGTCATCCGTGCGTGGCGCGAGGGGCTGAAGGTGATGGAGATTCCCATCCAGCTCCACGAGAAGCGCCAGCCGTCCATCCACCTCTTCAAGCGCGTGCCCAACGTGCTCAAGAACGTGGGCAAGCTGTTCTACGTCATCCGCGTGCGCGGCACCTGA
- a CDS encoding SDR family oxidoreductase has product MRPAVVVTGISGNLGRTLAKLLHKHERIIGIDRRPFVGRPKDVEMYELDLRKKKAEDVFRKNEVRAVIHMGIMHDPRMSEEEHHSFNVVGTTRLLEYCAKYGVKKVVVLSSANVYGPSPDNSNFLTEDAPLMAASRFSGVRDLIEVDMLAHGFFWKHPHIETVILRPVHIVGPTIKNAPSNYLRLRYPWMMAGFDPMIQLIHVEDVARAMVAALRPEPKGVYNVVGPGEVPLSAVMRELGNSPIPVPHPVARPLLGMLFKYRLANFPPPELDHIQFLCAVDGSRWVQDVDWKPRHSMRETIRAVNGE; this is encoded by the coding sequence ATGAGACCGGCCGTCGTCGTCACGGGCATCAGCGGCAACCTCGGCCGTACCCTCGCCAAGCTCCTCCACAAGCACGAGCGCATCATCGGCATCGACCGGCGTCCCTTCGTGGGCCGGCCGAAAGACGTGGAGATGTACGAGCTGGACCTGCGCAAGAAGAAGGCGGAGGACGTCTTCCGCAAGAACGAGGTCCGCGCCGTCATCCACATGGGCATCATGCATGACCCGCGCATGAGCGAGGAGGAGCACCACTCGTTCAACGTCGTGGGCACCACGCGGCTGCTGGAGTACTGCGCGAAGTACGGCGTGAAGAAGGTGGTGGTGCTGTCCTCGGCCAACGTCTACGGACCCAGCCCGGACAACTCCAACTTCCTCACCGAGGACGCGCCGCTCATGGCGGCCAGCCGCTTCTCCGGCGTGCGCGACTTGATTGAAGTGGACATGCTCGCGCATGGCTTCTTCTGGAAGCACCCGCACATCGAGACGGTGATTCTCCGGCCCGTGCACATCGTCGGGCCCACCATCAAGAACGCGCCCTCCAACTACCTGCGCCTGCGCTACCCGTGGATGATGGCGGGCTTCGACCCGATGATTCAGCTCATCCACGTGGAGGACGTCGCCCGCGCCATGGTGGCCGCGCTCCGGCCCGAGCCCAAGGGCGTCTACAACGTGGTGGGCCCGGGCGAGGTGCCCCTGTCCGCGGTGATGCGCGAGCTGGGCAACTCCCCCATCCCCGTGCCGCACCCGGTGGCCCGGCCCCTGTTGGGCATGCTCTTCAAGTACCGGCTGGCCAACTTCCCGCCCCCGGAGTTGGACCACATCCAGTTCCTGTGCGCCGTGGACGGCAGCCGCTGGGTGCAGGACGTGGACTGGAAGCCCCGCCACTCCATGCGCGAGACCATCCGCGCGGTGAACGGCGAGTAG
- a CDS encoding tetratricopeptide repeat protein, with protein sequence MKVSCPSCQTNYNIDDKRIPPGGAKLKCARCQTTFPIKAEAVSAPAPAAAIPLPGQASAPAAIPLPGAAPSGAMGVSAEAIPLPGAAPQSGGFGYDAGAIPLPGSAPQADAFSGGAIPLPGAAPSGAIAMGAGPEAIPLPGAAPQADPYGYDGGAIPLPGAAPQADAFGYDAGAIPLPGSAPQADPYGYDTGAIPLPGAAPQDAFGYDAAAIPLPGATSAVDAIPLPGAAPQEDAFATGFDDVEPPARQDRDVTRVVAIPMPNAAFPEQAAPPARTNGTRDFDFSDDALAPPVDLDSSSSFSQPDTLGTARDFDFSDDSLPVPAQPQPEADPFAFDVESPSGEATAFALPPTPAPGHASAPVEANPFALPPPPAYSQPPVNDDPFALPPPPAYSQPSVNDDPFALPPPPAYSQPPVNDDPFALPPPPAYSQPPVDADPFAMPPSPDGGPSFDFAELPMPADPFAAAPMASPGLDFSDLPAPAAPAMDFADLPAPAAPPQDLSFDFAAPSAPAPMPDFSLDFAEPPPQAAPPPPAPFNPAVDFGDVDFGSPPPSAAPGIPDSLEFDPTARPADDLEADLSDPLPPPPNAGPADGLEMLSFIDDAAGRDAGAQAGAKVRRFHVRRRSGKVFGPFDEGVVVKMLEDGQLLGNEDVSLDSESWSAIGTIPTFAAAIQRLMEGPAKVVAAAPVAAASDSPSAPTADANGQQANMRRLEQLYEGRMAAVSVVDRSGANEKLKKRVPMFIAAGVGVVLLGIGAGTEFGTRYGAYGRRALFPARVSDGSPQAQLVGQAQQALLQDTFASYKQAHTLSAQALQEKEYPAVRSLWCQSVYYLQRKYAAADASDMARCRDGMADIELLGEKDVDFIKVTASLALTSRQADAALAPLMDAYTREGNQGDLELAFLVAEAQTMKRDFNGAIETLKKVLAADGKSAKAHHALGNLHQAAGRADEAAAAYASALEADRKHASSAVELAAVQLLVRKDAEKGAQSVDEALAEDVQSALGPAELARARGLKGVALFHQHKPKEAEAELKSAMEKDPQSDFLKAQLAHVLRAQRNYEGALPLYTTLASEEGDNLEYADGHITSLVMTGKMQAALDAVQKASQRFPNEARIAYLYGRIEDALDKQSEAEGHYKRAIAADANLVEANLYLGRFYLRQRRNAEARTQLEQAATKAPDVAGVRAGLGELALAENNALLGQQEFERAVQLDPNLADAHLGLSRVALLNGDLEKAQTEANRALELDPHLLKDGRLQRGLVLWRLGKLEEAVAELEKAKGEDPRSTTIPITLGAVLLERGDLPGAESNLGLALSNEPSNHEALYYLALVKAKRLEFTQAMDAMRKAVERAPKRPDYHYAYGVILRDAKQLPDAIREWNTAVELDPANADAHEALGHAHLENSEFDEAIESFEASLKSDPRRTRVLGSIGDAYFNAARWNDAIKRYQTALKADTKLTYVYYKVARAFTEQTQHAKAIDWYRKAADAEPENPMTYYYLGFAYKEKNKRKEAVQAFKDYLVKKPDATDKKDIEEEIYDLQN encoded by the coding sequence ATGAAAGTCTCCTGCCCGTCTTGCCAGACGAATTACAACATCGATGACAAGCGGATCCCCCCGGGTGGCGCGAAGCTCAAATGCGCCCGGTGCCAGACCACCTTCCCCATCAAAGCCGAGGCCGTGAGCGCTCCGGCGCCCGCCGCCGCCATTCCCCTCCCGGGACAGGCCAGCGCGCCCGCCGCCATTCCCCTCCCTGGCGCAGCGCCCTCCGGCGCCATGGGCGTCAGCGCCGAGGCCATTCCGCTGCCCGGCGCCGCGCCCCAATCGGGCGGCTTCGGCTACGACGCCGGCGCCATTCCGCTCCCCGGCAGCGCGCCCCAGGCGGATGCCTTCAGCGGCGGTGCCATTCCGCTGCCCGGCGCCGCTCCCTCGGGTGCCATCGCCATGGGTGCGGGTCCCGAGGCCATTCCGCTGCCTGGCGCCGCGCCCCAGGCGGACCCCTACGGCTACGATGGGGGGGCGATTCCGCTGCCTGGCGCCGCGCCTCAGGCGGACGCCTTCGGCTACGACGCCGGCGCCATTCCACTGCCCGGCAGTGCCCCTCAGGCCGACCCCTACGGCTACGACACGGGCGCCATTCCGCTGCCCGGCGCCGCGCCCCAGGACGCCTTCGGTTACGACGCCGCCGCCATTCCGCTGCCCGGTGCCACCTCGGCCGTTGATGCCATCCCCCTGCCCGGCGCCGCGCCCCAGGAGGATGCGTTCGCCACGGGCTTCGACGACGTGGAGCCGCCGGCACGCCAGGACCGCGACGTGACGCGCGTCGTGGCCATTCCGATGCCCAACGCCGCGTTCCCGGAGCAGGCCGCCCCGCCCGCCCGGACCAACGGCACGCGCGACTTCGACTTCTCCGACGACGCGCTGGCGCCGCCCGTGGACCTGGACTCGTCCTCGTCCTTCAGCCAGCCCGACACGCTCGGCACCGCGCGCGACTTCGACTTCTCCGACGACTCGCTGCCCGTCCCCGCGCAGCCCCAGCCGGAGGCGGACCCGTTCGCCTTCGACGTCGAGTCGCCGAGCGGCGAGGCCACCGCCTTCGCCCTGCCCCCGACGCCCGCGCCCGGACACGCCAGCGCTCCCGTCGAGGCGAACCCGTTCGCGCTGCCCCCGCCTCCCGCGTACTCGCAGCCGCCTGTCAACGACGACCCGTTCGCGCTGCCTCCGCCTCCCGCGTACTCGCAGCCCTCCGTCAACGACGACCCGTTCGCGCTGCCTCCGCCCCCCGCGTACTCGCAGCCTCCCGTCAACGACGACCCGTTCGCGCTGCCTCCGCCCCCCGCGTACTCGCAGCCTCCCGTTGACGCGGATCCGTTCGCGATGCCCCCGTCTCCCGACGGTGGCCCGTCGTTCGACTTCGCCGAGCTGCCGATGCCCGCGGATCCGTTCGCGGCCGCGCCGATGGCCTCCCCCGGGTTGGACTTCTCCGACCTGCCGGCGCCCGCCGCGCCCGCGATGGACTTCGCCGACCTGCCGGCCCCCGCCGCGCCGCCGCAGGACCTGTCGTTCGACTTCGCCGCGCCCTCCGCGCCCGCGCCGATGCCGGACTTCAGCCTCGACTTCGCCGAGCCTCCTCCCCAAGCCGCCCCCCCGCCGCCCGCGCCCTTCAACCCCGCGGTGGACTTCGGCGACGTGGACTTCGGCTCGCCCCCGCCCTCGGCCGCGCCGGGCATCCCGGACTCGCTCGAGTTCGACCCCACCGCGCGCCCCGCGGATGACCTGGAGGCGGACCTGTCGGATCCGCTGCCTCCGCCGCCCAACGCCGGCCCCGCCGACGGCCTGGAGATGCTGTCGTTCATCGACGACGCCGCCGGCCGCGACGCGGGCGCCCAGGCGGGCGCGAAGGTGCGCCGCTTCCACGTGCGCCGCCGCTCGGGCAAGGTGTTCGGCCCGTTCGACGAGGGCGTCGTGGTGAAGATGCTCGAGGACGGCCAGCTGCTCGGCAACGAGGACGTCTCGCTCGACTCCGAGTCCTGGTCCGCCATCGGCACCATCCCCACCTTCGCCGCCGCCATCCAGCGGCTGATGGAGGGCCCAGCCAAGGTGGTGGCGGCAGCCCCCGTCGCCGCCGCGTCGGACTCGCCCAGCGCCCCCACCGCGGACGCCAACGGCCAGCAGGCGAACATGCGCCGGCTGGAGCAGCTCTACGAGGGCCGCATGGCGGCCGTCTCCGTGGTGGACCGCAGCGGCGCCAACGAGAAGCTCAAGAAGCGCGTCCCCATGTTCATCGCCGCCGGCGTCGGCGTGGTCCTGCTGGGCATCGGCGCGGGCACCGAGTTCGGCACGCGCTACGGCGCCTACGGCCGCCGGGCCCTGTTCCCCGCGCGCGTCTCGGACGGCTCGCCCCAGGCCCAGCTGGTGGGCCAGGCCCAGCAGGCCCTGCTCCAGGACACCTTCGCCAGCTACAAGCAGGCCCACACGCTCTCCGCCCAGGCGCTCCAGGAGAAGGAGTACCCGGCGGTGCGCTCGCTGTGGTGCCAGTCCGTCTACTACCTGCAGCGCAAGTACGCCGCGGCGGACGCGTCCGACATGGCCCGCTGCCGCGACGGCATGGCGGACATCGAGCTGCTCGGTGAGAAGGACGTCGACTTCATCAAGGTGACGGCCTCGCTCGCGCTCACCTCGCGCCAGGCGGACGCCGCGCTGGCGCCGCTCATGGACGCGTACACGCGGGAGGGCAACCAGGGCGACCTGGAGCTGGCCTTCCTCGTGGCCGAGGCCCAGACGATGAAGCGCGACTTCAACGGCGCCATCGAGACGCTGAAGAAGGTGCTCGCCGCCGACGGCAAGTCCGCCAAGGCCCACCACGCGCTCGGCAACCTGCACCAGGCCGCCGGCCGCGCCGACGAGGCCGCCGCCGCCTACGCCTCCGCGCTCGAGGCGGACCGCAAGCACGCCTCGTCCGCCGTGGAGCTCGCCGCCGTGCAGCTCCTGGTGCGCAAGGACGCGGAGAAGGGCGCCCAGTCCGTCGACGAGGCCCTGGCCGAGGACGTCCAGTCCGCGCTGGGCCCCGCGGAGCTGGCCCGCGCCCGGGGACTCAAGGGCGTGGCGCTCTTCCACCAGCACAAGCCCAAGGAGGCCGAGGCCGAGCTGAAGTCCGCGATGGAGAAGGACCCGCAGTCCGACTTCCTCAAGGCCCAGCTGGCCCACGTGCTGCGCGCCCAGCGCAACTACGAGGGCGCCCTGCCCCTCTACACGACGCTCGCGTCCGAGGAGGGCGACAACCTGGAGTACGCCGACGGCCACATCACCTCGCTGGTGATGACCGGCAAGATGCAGGCGGCGCTGGACGCCGTTCAGAAGGCCAGCCAACGCTTCCCCAACGAGGCGCGCATCGCGTACCTCTACGGCCGCATCGAGGACGCGCTGGACAAGCAATCCGAGGCGGAGGGCCACTACAAGCGCGCCATCGCCGCGGACGCCAACCTGGTGGAGGCGAACCTCTACCTGGGCCGCTTCTACCTGCGTCAGCGCCGCAACGCGGAGGCCCGCACCCAGCTGGAGCAGGCCGCCACCAAGGCCCCGGACGTGGCCGGCGTGCGCGCGGGCCTCGGCGAGCTGGCCCTGGCGGAGAACAACGCCCTGTTGGGCCAGCAGGAGTTCGAGCGCGCCGTGCAGTTGGACCCCAACCTCGCCGACGCCCACCTGGGTCTGTCGCGCGTGGCGCTGCTCAACGGCGACCTGGAGAAGGCCCAGACGGAGGCCAACCGCGCCCTGGAGCTGGACCCGCACCTGTTGAAGGACGGCCGGCTGCAGCGCGGACTCGTGCTGTGGCGGCTGGGCAAGCTCGAAGAGGCCGTGGCCGAGTTGGAGAAGGCCAAGGGCGAGGACCCGCGCTCCACCACCATCCCCATCACCCTGGGCGCGGTGCTGCTGGAGCGGGGTGATTTGCCCGGCGCGGAGAGCAACCTGGGCCTGGCGCTCAGCAACGAGCCCTCCAACCACGAGGCGCTCTACTACCTGGCCCTGGTGAAGGCGAAGCGGCTGGAGTTCACCCAGGCCATGGACGCCATGCGCAAGGCCGTGGAGCGCGCCCCCAAGCGCCCCGACTACCACTACGCCTACGGCGTCATCCTGCGCGACGCCAAGCAGCTCCCGGACGCCATCCGCGAGTGGAACACCGCCGTGGAGCTGGACCCGGCCAACGCCGACGCGCACGAGGCCCTGGGCCACGCCCACCTGGAGAACAGCGAGTTCGACGAGGCCATCGAGTCCTTCGAGGCCAGCCTCAAGTCGGATCCGCGCCGCACCCGTGTGCTCGGCTCCATCGGTGACGCGTACTTCAACGCCGCCCGCTGGAACGACGCCATCAAGCGCTACCAGACGGCGCTCAAGGCGGACACCAAGCTCACGTACGTCTACTACAAGGTCGCCCGCGCCTTCACCGAGCAGACCCAGCACGCCAAGGCCATCGACTGGTACCGCAAGGCCGCCGACGCCGAGCCGGAGAACCCGATGACCTACTACTACCTGGGCTTCGCCTATAAGGAGAAGAACAAGCGCAAGGAAGCCGTCCAGGCCTTCAAGGACTACCTGGTGAAGAAGCCGGACGCGACCGACAAGAAGGACATCGAGGAAGAGATCTACGACCTGCAGAACTAG